The following are from one region of the Candidatus Dadabacteria bacterium genome:
- the trpE gene encoding anthranilate synthase component I, whose product MISPSYEQFLEHLEHGNLIPVWEEVLVDYDTPVSVFRKIESPEYSFLLESVEGGDKWARYSFMGTEPSVVFRSKGRSIEIMRADGETEALTGDPILALRDLLSCYRPVSCEELPRFHGGAVGYFGYDMVRFIEDIPDTSPDELDLWDSIYMIMDTVLAFDNVTSKIKIISNAYVPDAENAKEEYEKSLAKIAELRGKLRSSLDETFTNGISEGASEEEFELESNFEPEQFKEAVLKTKEYIKSGDIIQAVISQRWKTDLRVDPFDLYRALRMLNPSPYMFFLRMGDEMLTGSSPEVMVRVEGERIASRPIAGTRPRGKTVSEDDDLAAELVADPKERAEHIMLVDLARNDLGRVSDTGSVKVEEFMVVERYSHVMHIVSNVTALLADGADAFDVIKATFPAGTLSGAPKVRAMEIIEEAEPATRGAYGGCVCYFSFSGNMDSCITIRTFVIKDGKVYIQAGAGIVADSNPETEYQETVNKVKALVKSVELAKDGI is encoded by the coding sequence ATGATTTCTCCCTCCTACGAGCAGTTTCTCGAACACCTCGAACACGGGAATCTTATACCCGTGTGGGAGGAGGTTCTGGTCGATTATGACACCCCGGTTTCGGTTTTCAGGAAGATAGAATCGCCCGAGTACTCCTTTCTTCTCGAAAGCGTCGAAGGAGGAGACAAGTGGGCGCGCTACAGTTTTATGGGCACGGAACCCTCGGTGGTGTTCCGCTCCAAGGGCCGAAGCATCGAGATAATGCGTGCGGACGGGGAAACCGAAGCGTTAACGGGCGATCCGATTCTGGCGCTAAGGGATCTGCTTTCGTGCTACAGGCCGGTTTCCTGCGAGGAACTTCCGAGGTTTCACGGTGGAGCGGTCGGTTATTTCGGTTACGACATGGTGAGGTTCATCGAAGATATTCCCGACACTTCTCCCGATGAGCTTGACCTGTGGGATTCCATTTACATGATCATGGACACCGTTTTGGCCTTCGATAACGTCACCAGCAAGATAAAGATCATTTCAAACGCCTATGTTCCCGACGCAGAAAACGCAAAAGAGGAATACGAAAAATCCCTGGCGAAAATAGCCGAGCTTAGAGGAAAGCTTAGAAGTTCACTGGACGAGACGTTTACAAACGGTATTTCCGAAGGTGCTTCCGAGGAAGAATTCGAACTTGAGTCCAATTTCGAGCCCGAGCAGTTCAAAGAAGCGGTCCTGAAAACCAAGGAATACATAAAATCGGGAGACATAATACAGGCGGTCATATCGCAAAGGTGGAAAACGGACCTTAGAGTTGATCCTTTTGATCTTTACAGGGCCCTTAGGATGCTAAATCCGTCTCCGTACATGTTTTTCCTGAGGATGGGAGATGAAATGCTCACCGGATCTTCTCCCGAGGTGATGGTTAGGGTCGAGGGAGAAAGAATAGCGAGCCGGCCTATAGCCGGGACCAGGCCCAGGGGAAAAACCGTTTCCGAGGACGATGACCTTGCGGCCGAACTCGTTGCGGATCCTAAGGAAAGAGCGGAGCATATAATGCTTGTTGACTTGGCGAGAAATGATCTGGGAAGGGTCTCCGACACGGGCTCGGTCAAAGTTGAAGAGTTCATGGTTGTGGAGAGATATTCCCACGTGATGCATATAGTTTCCAACGTGACCGCGTTGCTTGCCGACGGGGCGGATGCCTTTGACGTAATAAAGGCGACTTTCCCGGCGGGCACCCTTTCCGGGGCGCCCAAGGTAAGGGCTATGGAAATAATTGAGGAGGCCGAGCCGGCAACGAGAGGGGCCTACGGAGGCTGCGTCTGTTACTTCAGTTTCTCGGGCAATATGGACAGCTGCATAACAATAAGAACATTTGTGATAAAAGACGGTAAAGTCTACATACAGGCGGGAGCCGGCATAGTAGCCGATTCGAATCCCGAGACCGAGTACCAGGAAACGGTTAACAAGGTAAAGGCCTTGGTTAAATCCGTTGAGCTTGCGAAGGACGGAATCTGA
- a CDS encoding phosphomannomutase/phosphoglucomutase — translation MPDKAIFREYDIRGIAGESITEEVVERIGKAYGTMVADGGGAEVSVGYDCRKSSPAFRDALCEGITSTGVGVVDIGMVTTPMVYFSTFTSGVDGGVMVTASHNPSEYNGLKMCVGQDSLFGEGIQRIRKSVEKGKFRAGKGKKRETDIIERYLEFFERNLHIDPGIKVAADGGNGTAGVACPEILRRFGCETHELYMDPDGDFPNHHPDPTVEENLSDIKKKIVEAGLDVGLAFDGDADRIGIVDERGSSMSGDMLLLVYSLDLLETNPGATIIGDVKCSGNLFAKIREVGGNPIMWKTGHSVIKDKMKKEGAELGGEMSGHIFFKHRFFGYDDALYAGLRFLEILSKTGKKASELLSGLPETFATPEIRIDCPDEIKFQVTEAVKRKLGEQNEVIDIDGVRVEYPDGWGLLRASNTQPALVLRFEAQTESRLAEIRETVERTLKETISEIS, via the coding sequence ATTCCCGATAAAGCGATATTCAGAGAGTACGACATAAGGGGCATAGCGGGGGAGAGCATCACAGAGGAAGTCGTCGAGAGGATCGGAAAAGCCTACGGAACCATGGTAGCCGATGGCGGCGGAGCGGAGGTTTCCGTGGGATACGACTGCAGGAAATCTTCCCCGGCATTTCGTGACGCGCTTTGCGAAGGAATAACCTCAACCGGCGTGGGGGTAGTCGACATAGGAATGGTGACGACTCCCATGGTTTATTTTTCCACCTTCACCTCGGGCGTCGACGGCGGGGTGATGGTAACCGCGAGTCACAACCCCTCCGAATACAACGGGCTTAAAATGTGCGTTGGCCAGGACTCCCTTTTCGGCGAAGGCATACAAAGAATAAGAAAATCGGTCGAAAAAGGAAAATTCAGAGCGGGAAAAGGGAAAAAAAGAGAGACCGATATAATTGAACGCTACCTCGAGTTTTTCGAGCGGAATCTCCACATAGACCCGGGGATAAAGGTCGCTGCCGACGGCGGCAATGGAACCGCGGGGGTTGCCTGCCCGGAGATACTCAGAAGATTTGGCTGTGAGACCCACGAGCTTTACATGGATCCCGACGGGGATTTTCCGAACCACCATCCGGATCCCACGGTCGAGGAGAATCTCTCCGACATAAAGAAAAAAATTGTGGAAGCCGGTCTTGACGTGGGTTTGGCATTTGACGGGGACGCGGACAGGATAGGTATCGTCGATGAGCGGGGAAGCTCCATGAGCGGCGACATGCTGCTTCTTGTCTATTCGCTTGATCTTCTCGAAACGAATCCGGGAGCGACCATAATAGGGGACGTTAAATGTTCGGGGAATCTTTTTGCCAAGATACGGGAAGTTGGCGGAAACCCCATCATGTGGAAAACGGGTCATTCCGTTATCAAGGACAAGATGAAAAAGGAGGGTGCGGAACTCGGAGGGGAAATGAGCGGCCACATCTTCTTTAAACACAGATTTTTCGGATACGACGACGCGCTATACGCGGGACTTCGTTTTCTCGAAATTCTCTCGAAAACGGGCAAAAAAGCATCTGAATTGCTCTCAGGACTTCCAGAGACTTTCGCGACTCCTGAAATAAGAATCGACTGTCCGGATGAAATCAAGTTTCAGGTTACCGAAGCGGTAAAGAGAAAGCTCGGGGAGCAAAACGAAGTGATCGATATAGACGGGGTCAGGGTCGAGTACCCGGACGGCTGGGGGCTTCTGCGGGCGTCCAACACCCAGCCAGCCCTTGTGCTCCGGTTCGAAGCGCAGACCGAATCCAGGCTCGCGGAAATAAGGGAAACCGTGGAGAGGACGCTTAAAGAAACGATCAGTGAAATTAGCTGA
- a CDS encoding glutathione-regulated potassium-efflux system protein KefB (involved in potassium efflux) yields the protein MSLLVEAFIFLLATIVVVPVCRKFGLSSVLGYLLVGLLIGPSVFGLVGNATEVLHFAEFGIVLLMFLIGLELRPHRLWTMRRFLFGLGITQILITSVVIAVLCFMLLGMGTPASMLIGFSLALSSTAFVVQWLGEHKEFNRPHGRAAFGTLLMQDVAVIPAIALIGILSSKPGDSVSLNLLLLIAVVAGFVIARFTLRPALRFVASTGVHELFTAAALTLVTGAALAMHSIGFSMGLGAFVAGVMVADSEYRHQLEADVMPFKGLLVGLFFIAVGMSANLGLLISKPLLIVGLTAVLMVVKSLVIYPLARLQGLKHDEAVRTGLVLSQSGEFAFILFTIGVSAQLVDQFIVDIAVLVVTLSMAATPFLVALGSRFGAEKDSAPVPLEETHGSQNSVIIVGFGPFGQTVARILTILEIPFTVIELDPKRVDFVRQFASETYYGNASSLRVLLSAHIDRAPAIIVAIDDVESSLKIVSQVSNSFPNLKIMARARNRFHEIKLRELGVTSVIRETLLSSLALSTQLLEHLGLTPPDAARIIQAFREHDAQALDNQMAVYHDKAGFPEDVFDTTQELKELFKEDKKTSLRVENKT from the coding sequence ATGAGTCTTCTGGTTGAAGCTTTCATTTTCCTGCTGGCGACGATTGTCGTTGTTCCTGTCTGCCGTAAGTTCGGATTGAGCAGCGTGCTTGGCTACCTGCTTGTCGGATTGTTGATCGGTCCAAGCGTGTTCGGGCTTGTGGGCAATGCAACGGAAGTTCTGCACTTCGCTGAGTTCGGAATCGTTTTGTTGATGTTTCTCATCGGTCTCGAACTTCGTCCGCATCGTCTCTGGACCATGCGGAGATTTCTCTTCGGGCTGGGTATAACCCAGATCCTTATCACTTCAGTCGTCATTGCGGTGCTCTGCTTCATGTTGCTGGGGATGGGAACGCCTGCGTCAATGCTGATCGGGTTCTCCCTTGCTCTTTCAAGCACGGCATTTGTCGTGCAGTGGCTCGGGGAGCACAAGGAATTTAACAGGCCCCATGGACGTGCGGCTTTCGGCACGCTGCTTATGCAGGATGTTGCCGTTATCCCTGCAATAGCCTTAATAGGCATCTTGTCTTCTAAGCCCGGGGATTCGGTGTCGTTGAACTTGCTGCTTCTTATCGCTGTTGTGGCTGGATTCGTGATTGCTCGGTTTACGCTTCGCCCCGCCCTGCGTTTTGTTGCCTCCACGGGAGTCCATGAACTTTTCACGGCCGCCGCGCTTACGCTCGTGACAGGCGCTGCCTTAGCGATGCACAGCATCGGTTTTTCAATGGGGCTCGGGGCTTTCGTAGCGGGCGTTATGGTTGCCGATTCTGAGTATCGCCACCAGCTTGAAGCGGACGTAATGCCCTTTAAGGGGTTGCTTGTGGGTCTTTTCTTCATTGCGGTCGGCATGTCGGCCAACCTGGGTTTATTGATCAGCAAGCCGCTTTTAATCGTCGGACTGACTGCGGTTCTCATGGTCGTAAAATCGCTCGTTATATACCCGCTTGCCAGATTGCAGGGTCTTAAGCACGATGAAGCGGTACGGACGGGACTTGTGCTTTCCCAGAGCGGGGAGTTTGCCTTTATTCTGTTTACCATAGGCGTTTCGGCGCAGCTTGTAGATCAATTCATTGTCGATATTGCCGTTTTGGTGGTAACGCTGTCAATGGCAGCAACACCTTTTCTCGTTGCGCTCGGTTCCCGGTTCGGTGCCGAAAAGGACAGTGCACCTGTGCCGTTAGAGGAAACTCATGGATCGCAAAATTCCGTTATCATCGTAGGTTTTGGTCCGTTCGGCCAGACTGTAGCCCGAATACTGACCATACTTGAAATTCCGTTTACGGTAATTGAACTCGATCCCAAGAGGGTTGATTTCGTTCGTCAGTTTGCAAGCGAAACATACTATGGCAACGCATCAAGCCTGCGGGTTCTGCTGTCCGCTCATATTGACCGGGCTCCTGCGATTATCGTGGCGATTGACGATGTCGAATCGTCTCTGAAAATAGTCAGCCAAGTATCTAACTCTTTTCCGAACCTTAAAATCATGGCACGTGCTAGGAATCGTTTTCACGAAATAAAGCTCCGCGAGCTTGGAGTGACTTCCGTGATTCGCGAGACTCTACTTTCAAGCCTTGCTCTTTCAACCCAGCTGCTTGAGCATCTGGGATTAACCCCGCCCGATGCGGCGAGGATAATTCAGGCATTTCGAGAACACGATGCCCAAGCTCTGGATAATCAGATGGCGGTTTATCACGATAAGGCCGGGTTTCCCGAAGATGTGTTTGATACGACACAGGAACTAAAGGAATTGTTCAAGGAAGATAAAAAAACCAGTCTCCGCGTCGAAAATAAAACTTGA
- a CDS encoding aminodeoxychorismate/anthranilate synthase component II, producing the protein MILMIDNYDSFTYNLVHYLGELGQRIEVKRNDSLDFDFVDGLDPDMIVISPGPCTPKEAGLSVDIIKRYVGKKPILGVCLGHQAVGYAHGANIVRAERLLHGKTSPILHDGKTIFKDLPNPFEATRYHSLLVEEESLPPEFEISAWTEEGEIMGIRHREFPVEGVQFHPESILTECGKDLLRNFIDYYG; encoded by the coding sequence ATGATTTTGATGATCGATAATTACGATTCCTTTACCTATAACTTGGTTCATTACCTCGGGGAGCTCGGCCAGCGGATCGAGGTGAAGAGAAACGATAGTCTTGATTTTGATTTCGTGGACGGCCTCGACCCCGACATGATTGTAATCTCTCCGGGTCCCTGTACGCCCAAGGAGGCGGGGCTTTCGGTCGACATAATAAAAAGGTACGTCGGGAAAAAACCCATTCTCGGCGTCTGCCTGGGACACCAGGCGGTTGGCTACGCCCACGGGGCGAACATAGTGCGGGCTGAAAGACTTCTGCACGGAAAAACCTCCCCGATTCTCCATGACGGAAAAACTATTTTCAAAGACCTTCCTAATCCTTTTGAAGCCACTAGATATCATTCGCTTCTTGTTGAAGAGGAATCTCTTCCCCCTGAGTTCGAGATTTCCGCTTGGACCGAGGAAGGTGAGATCATGGGAATAAGGCACAGGGAATTCCCCGTTGAGGGCGTTCAGTTCCATCCCGAGTCCATCCTTACAGAGTGTGGAAAGGATCTTCTAAGAAACTTTATTGACTACTATGGGTAA
- a CDS encoding DUF4065 domain-containing protein, which yields MLGDFIREQRKKCLITQEHLASKLGLSRATYVQIELGKRELKVSEAIKLAEFFDMPIEDFLNEREQTSPMIEIEKPKKKKPAEKSNIRISIPQEKMEKFKQVLLYILAKIGARPNMGQTVLYKILYFIDFDYYEKYEEQLIGAKYIKNTYGPSPVMFAKIVEELEKEDKIEKVKTKFHNYDQVKYLVNSKELDISSLSSKELEHINWEIRRLENMTAAQISELSHLDTPWVVAEDREELKYEHVFYRPQLTSVREYEEL from the coding sequence ATGTTAGGAGATTTTATACGCGAACAACGGAAAAAGTGTCTTATTACACAAGAACATCTTGCTTCGAAACTCGGCTTATCTCGTGCCACTTACGTGCAGATTGAACTTGGGAAGCGTGAGCTTAAGGTAAGCGAGGCGATAAAGCTTGCGGAATTTTTTGACATGCCTATTGAGGATTTTCTTAATGAAAGGGAACAAACGTCTCCTATGATTGAAATTGAAAAACCCAAGAAGAAAAAACCGGCTGAAAAATCCAATATCCGCATCAGCATTCCTCAGGAAAAAATGGAGAAGTTCAAACAGGTTCTTTTGTATATTCTTGCCAAAATAGGCGCCCGGCCAAATATGGGCCAGACGGTGCTCTATAAGATTCTCTATTTTATCGACTTTGATTACTACGAAAAATACGAGGAGCAGTTAATCGGTGCAAAGTATATTAAAAACACTTATGGGCCCAGCCCCGTAATGTTCGCCAAAATCGTTGAGGAGCTTGAAAAAGAAGACAAGATCGAAAAAGTAAAAACCAAGTTTCACAACTACGACCAAGTGAAATATCTGGTCAATTCAAAAGAACTGGACATATCATCTCTTTCATCCAAGGAACTTGAGCATATAAATTGGGAAATACGCAGATTGGAAAATATGACTGCTGCGCAAATAAGCGAATTGTCCCATCTTGATACTCCTTGGGTCGTGGCCGAAGACAGGGAGGAACTAAAGTATGAGCATGTGTTTTACCGTCCCCAGTTAACCTCCGTCAGAGAATATGAAGAACTTTAA
- a CDS encoding sodium:calcium antiporter, translating to MEILNLLIFVASLFVLWKGADFLVKGASGIAKLTGMGAFLAGFIVVALGTSAPEFVVSLIAIVMNSSDIAVGNMVGSNIANIGLIFGLTVLISPIMISKEAWNEQKLPLGFLVLMTLAAYGLSRMGFSIGRGEGVLLFFLLIVFLSVPYRRSREEKNEILSAQQSDSGWKLLFYVVLGSVLLSGSAHFLVKSAIGMATELGISELFIGVTAVALGTSLPELGASLVAAWRKEQNIVVGNIIGSNFFNLGFLGLVAVIRPPVDVNQNMFGNTSEFAFLILLTVLFVGLIGKTRISSRNRIGKKKGALLLILYAAFLYFISGSLS from the coding sequence ATGGAAATTTTGAATCTGCTGATTTTTGTCGCAAGTTTATTTGTTCTCTGGAAAGGAGCCGACTTCCTCGTTAAAGGCGCATCGGGGATCGCGAAGCTGACCGGCATGGGTGCTTTTCTCGCAGGATTTATTGTGGTCGCACTTGGAACATCCGCTCCTGAATTCGTGGTTTCCCTCATAGCCATCGTAATGAACTCAAGCGACATAGCGGTCGGGAACATGGTCGGGAGCAATATCGCTAACATCGGGCTTATTTTCGGCCTGACAGTCCTTATAAGTCCCATAATGATAAGCAAGGAAGCATGGAATGAGCAGAAGCTTCCACTTGGTTTCCTAGTGCTTATGACTCTTGCCGCTTATGGTCTCAGCCGCATGGGATTCTCCATCGGAAGAGGCGAGGGGGTACTGCTGTTTTTTCTGCTCATCGTCTTCTTGTCTGTTCCCTACAGAAGATCAAGGGAAGAAAAAAACGAGATTTTGTCCGCCCAACAAAGCGACAGCGGGTGGAAACTTCTTTTCTACGTGGTCCTAGGCTCCGTGCTTCTGTCGGGAAGCGCGCATTTTCTTGTTAAAAGCGCAATAGGGATGGCGACAGAGCTTGGAATAAGCGAACTGTTCATAGGCGTAACGGCGGTTGCTCTCGGAACCTCACTTCCGGAACTTGGCGCTTCGCTTGTGGCAGCGTGGAGAAAAGAACAGAACATAGTGGTGGGAAACATAATAGGCAGCAACTTCTTTAACCTCGGCTTTCTGGGTCTCGTGGCAGTCATCCGGCCCCCCGTAGACGTAAACCAAAATATGTTCGGGAACACGTCCGAATTCGCATTTCTTATCCTGCTTACAGTCCTTTTCGTGGGATTAATCGGAAAAACCCGGATCAGCAGCAGAAACAGGATCGGAAAAAAGAAAGGGGCGCTTCTGCTTATCCTTTATGCGGCATTTCTGTATTTTATCTCAGGCTCACTTTCTTGA
- the folD gene encoding bifunctional methylenetetrahydrofolate dehydrogenase/methenyltetrahydrofolate cyclohydrolase FolD — MSKIMDGKKVSQDIKEWIIRRTQELKDRTGVVPGLASILVGDDPASEIYVRNKRRACGRCGMLSEEYNLPEKTTEQELLSLIERLNSDEKIHGILVQLPLPVHMNPAKVIRTVSPDKDVDGFHPENIGKLFQENPSAISCTPYGIEKILDYYGVEILGKHVVVVGKSNIVGKPAAALMLNRDATVTIAHIETRNLSSITTMADILIVAIGDPQFIKKEMIKDGAVLIDVGINRSESGKIVGDIDFEDVKEKASYITPVPGGVGPMTITMLLWNTLEAAEIFVLGE; from the coding sequence ATGTCTAAAATCATGGATGGCAAAAAGGTCTCTCAAGACATTAAAGAATGGATCATCCGAAGGACCCAAGAACTTAAAGACCGCACGGGAGTAGTGCCCGGTCTTGCTTCCATTCTGGTCGGCGACGATCCCGCGTCCGAAATATACGTGAGGAACAAGAGAAGGGCGTGCGGAAGATGTGGAATGCTTTCAGAAGAATACAATCTTCCAGAGAAAACCACAGAACAGGAGCTTCTTTCGCTGATCGAGCGCCTCAACTCGGATGAAAAAATTCACGGCATACTGGTACAGCTTCCCCTTCCGGTCCATATGAACCCGGCAAAAGTGATAAGAACGGTGTCTCCTGACAAAGATGTCGACGGGTTTCATCCCGAGAACATCGGAAAACTGTTCCAGGAAAACCCTAGCGCCATCTCCTGCACCCCGTACGGAATAGAAAAAATTCTCGATTACTACGGCGTAGAGATATTGGGCAAGCACGTAGTGGTCGTGGGAAAAAGCAACATAGTTGGAAAACCCGCAGCGGCCTTGATGCTCAACAGGGACGCCACCGTCACCATAGCCCATATCGAAACTCGAAACCTCTCGTCTATAACCACCATGGCGGACATACTCATAGTCGCAATAGGGGATCCGCAGTTCATAAAGAAAGAGATGATAAAGGACGGAGCCGTACTAATCGATGTCGGAATCAACAGGAGCGAGAGCGGAAAGATCGTCGGCGACATTGACTTTGAGGACGTAAAGGAAAAGGCCTCTTACATAACCCCCGTTCCCGGGGGGGTGGGTCCGATGACCATAACCATGCTTCTTTGGAACACGCTTGAGGCGGCGGAGATATTCGTGCTGGGCGAGTAG
- the thiD gene encoding bifunctional hydroxymethylpyrimidine kinase/phosphomethylpyrimidine kinase, translating to MPRALTVAGSDSSGGAGIQADLKTFTALGVYGLSVLTSVTAQNTVEVSAIHDLPEQFVGLQFDAVMSDIGCDAAKLGMLSNEKIVETVAEKIDQYGIEKLVVDPVMRSKGGTALLRDSTELLKEKILPRALIVTPNIPEAEILSSVSISDISDMKTAAEKIHSLGAKTVLVKGGHLAKDHPAVDLFFDGESFKELVSERIETKNTHGTGCTFSAAVCAFLAKGMSLSASLENSKSFITEAIKNSLEIGKGHGPLNHLGKT from the coding sequence ATCCCAAGAGCACTGACCGTAGCCGGGTCCGATTCAAGCGGAGGGGCGGGAATCCAGGCGGACCTTAAAACCTTTACCGCACTGGGAGTATACGGACTTTCCGTGCTCACCTCCGTTACCGCACAGAACACTGTTGAAGTAAGCGCGATACATGATCTTCCCGAACAGTTCGTGGGGTTGCAGTTCGACGCCGTGATGAGCGATATAGGCTGCGACGCGGCGAAACTAGGGATGCTTTCCAACGAAAAAATCGTCGAGACAGTAGCTGAAAAAATAGATCAGTACGGAATCGAAAAACTTGTTGTAGACCCTGTGATGCGTTCAAAAGGCGGAACCGCTCTTTTAAGGGACTCAACGGAACTTCTGAAGGAGAAGATTCTCCCAAGAGCGCTTATAGTTACCCCAAACATACCCGAGGCCGAGATACTGAGCTCCGTGAGCATAAGCGACATAAGCGACATGAAGACCGCAGCTGAGAAGATTCACTCGCTCGGAGCGAAGACGGTTCTTGTAAAAGGCGGACATCTCGCGAAAGACCACCCGGCGGTGGACCTTTTTTTCGATGGGGAGAGTTTTAAAGAGCTGGTTAGCGAGAGAATCGAAACGAAAAACACCCACGGGACCGGCTGCACTTTTTCAGCGGCAGTATGCGCTTTTCTGGCAAAAGGAATGTCTCTTTCGGCTTCCTTGGAAAATTCGAAGTCCTTTATCACGGAGGCAATAAAGAATTCCTTGGAAATAGGAAAAGGCCATGGGCCTCTTAATCACCTCGGAAAGACCTGA
- a CDS encoding ATP-dependent acyl-CoA ligase, which produces MKLPLRPRDEKYIGKGTLPNGPLDDTDKWLPITRYLEAGAESYPEKTMFSLGDSDGKVAESYSYGETNSWANKVANGLVDEFGIEKGDKVGMYMLNCSEYVISIIAAHKSGAVQVPINKDEKGDRLAYVINYSEMRVLVVDTQSLPYISEIADKLENLEAIFLVSEDAPADIGGIRTLPFSTFDQYSSENPGVDVTIADKERCMFTSGTTGMPKGVIRDHGGVIMTVRSFIQQQGLRSEDVLMTILSLGHANAQVMCLFVSVAVGGSAVFFPRFSASNFWKWAAGCGATGANMLGAVPEYIWASPLSEWDSKHGIRMMLSGPAPKKLREFEERFNTKIVEGYGSTEMGMPLWKDPEDEKPGSCGFPVEGYHLEIRDPQNTDEIIDKLWDVDENPAPAEEEKGLLFIKPLVPHTTLDEYFKDEKRTRNAFDDQGFFNSDDLFAAGTDGRYYFMGRYSRIRVSGENVDPVAVADVSEEHPSVREAVAVGLRLPDISDDEIKLNLILKEGADFDPVEFCEWMAEKVMVAMVPRFIEIYEEFPLTSTQKIAVSELKNISDSTWDRHESGLKLRSRK; this is translated from the coding sequence ATGAAACTGCCTTTGCGTCCGAGAGACGAAAAATACATAGGGAAAGGGACTCTTCCAAACGGCCCCTTAGACGATACCGACAAATGGCTTCCAATAACCAGATACCTTGAGGCGGGGGCTGAGTCATATCCGGAAAAAACGATGTTCAGCCTCGGGGATTCGGACGGCAAAGTAGCAGAAAGCTACAGCTACGGCGAGACCAACTCTTGGGCGAACAAGGTGGCAAATGGTCTTGTCGATGAGTTTGGCATAGAAAAAGGGGACAAGGTCGGCATGTATATGCTCAACTGTTCCGAATACGTTATATCGATCATCGCCGCGCACAAATCGGGCGCCGTCCAGGTTCCGATAAACAAGGATGAAAAAGGCGATAGGCTGGCTTACGTAATAAACTACTCCGAGATGCGTGTGCTCGTGGTTGACACCCAGAGCCTTCCCTACATAAGTGAGATAGCGGATAAGCTTGAGAACCTTGAGGCGATTTTTCTTGTCTCGGAGGATGCTCCGGCAGATATCGGGGGCATCAGGACACTTCCTTTTTCCACTTTTGACCAATACTCATCCGAAAACCCGGGAGTTGACGTGACAATCGCCGATAAGGAAAGGTGCATGTTCACTTCCGGCACCACAGGGATGCCCAAGGGGGTTATCCGCGATCACGGGGGAGTGATCATGACGGTCCGCTCCTTCATACAGCAGCAGGGACTCAGAAGCGAGGACGTTTTAATGACGATCCTTTCCCTGGGACACGCGAACGCCCAGGTGATGTGCCTTTTTGTTTCAGTAGCTGTTGGTGGTTCTGCTGTTTTCTTCCCGAGATTCTCCGCTTCCAATTTCTGGAAATGGGCAGCCGGATGCGGGGCGACCGGGGCGAACATGCTCGGGGCGGTGCCCGAGTACATATGGGCTTCGCCGCTGTCTGAATGGGATTCAAAGCATGGGATAAGGATGATGCTTTCAGGCCCCGCGCCGAAAAAGCTTCGCGAGTTCGAGGAAAGGTTCAACACGAAGATAGTGGAGGGCTACGGCTCGACCGAGATGGGAATGCCGCTCTGGAAAGACCCCGAGGACGAGAAACCCGGTTCCTGCGGATTTCCTGTCGAGGGATACCACCTTGAAATAAGAGACCCGCAAAACACAGACGAAATCATAGACAAACTCTGGGATGTGGATGAGAATCCCGCTCCCGCCGAGGAGGAAAAAGGGCTTCTTTTCATAAAGCCCCTAGTTCCGCACACTACCCTCGATGAATATTTCAAGGATGAAAAGAGAACGAGAAACGCCTTTGACGACCAAGGTTTTTTCAATTCGGATGACCTGTTCGCCGCAGGGACCGACGGCAGATATTACTTCATGGGTCGCTACAGCAGGATACGGGTGTCGGGAGAGAACGTGGATCCGGTAGCTGTGGCCGATGTCTCGGAGGAACATCCTTCCGTTCGGGAAGCCGTGGCCGTAGGACTGAGACTGCCCGACATATCGGATGACGAGATCAAGCTTAACCTGATACTCAAGGAAGGTGCGGACTTCGATCCCGTGGAGTTCTGCGAGTGGATGGCCGAGAAAGTTATGGTGGCCATGGTTCCAAGGTTCATCGAAATCTACGAGGAGTTTCCGCTCACCTCAACGCAGAAGATCGCGGTTTCAGAACTTAAGAATATATCCGATTCCACCTGGGACAGGCACGAAAGCGGGCTCAAGCTCAGATCAAGAAAGTGA